A stretch of DNA from Sugiyamaella lignohabitans strain CBS 10342 chromosome B, complete sequence:
CAAACGTACTCGCCCTTCGTCATCCGACGAAACAGCCTCTAAGCCTGCTGTCAAGCGTCAGGATAGTTCCGGTCGAAAAATAGAGTTTCCAATCACATCCGCCAAGTATCAAACTCTCAATTGCAATGTCTCTGTCAAAACTTCGACTAGCGAAATATTAAATGGCTGGTCGCAAATCGTTTCAGCTCGGTCACAATTGAGGACTCAAGCTAATGACCATAAAAACTCACTGTCTGTGAAAAGAGTGGATATAGATGGAGATACTGATCAAGTAGAGCGAAGGCTTAATATGGTCATCAGAAAAGACGATTTTAATAATATGAAAGTCATTGGCCAATTTAATCttggttttattattgtctCGAAGCAGAACGATGACGGAAGTtctgatttgtttattattgatCAGCATGCTAGTGATGAGAAAACCAACTTCGAACGGTTACAACAGGAAACTGTTCTGCAGCATCAGCCTCTAGTGACACCTAGGCAGCTAAATCTCACTGCAGTTGAAGAGCTGGTCCttataaaaaatatcgGCCTGCTTCAAAAAAATGGTTTCTCTGTAGCAATCGACGAGTCTGTCTTGCCAGGAACTCAGTGTAAACTTCTGTCTCTGCCGTTCAGTAAAAATACCGTCTTCGATGAAAACGATCTTACCGAACTTTTGAATCTAATTAGTGAGTCTCCAGGTAATCAATCAGTACGATGTTCCAAAGTTCGTGCTATGTTTGCTATGAGAGCGTGTCGGACTAGCATCATGATCGGGCAGTCACTCAGTAGAGCCACCATGGAACGGGTTGTCCAGGGCCTCTCCAAACTAAACAAACCTTGGAGCTGTCCCCACGGTAGACCCACTTTACGGCATATAACCTCGATCGACCAATGGAGCGGTTACAGCGACGACATGATCTAATTGTAGGATGAGCTAGTCGATATGCCAACatgaattatttattatatgtAGGAATGTAAATCATTTTCTCTTAATGCATTATATTGTCAATATTTGAATCAACTAACTAGAATTTTTGAAATACGGGTCATTGTGCTAAGCAGAGCCAAGTGTTCGTCAGAGCCATCATTAAGATTCTTGTCTGTTTCGGACAAAACCAAAGATATACCGCTTTTCTGCGTTGAGGTGATGTATTCATCATTGAGGAGCTTGTCATGGACTTGGCTGATGAGTTGACCAGCACTCCAGCCGCTAAGCACAATATCCTCCACGGACTGTTGCACAGATTGGAATACCTTGTCAAAGGTCGTTCCAGACCTGCAGGCTGCTACAAGGCCGTCTACAGTCTCTTCGGGAACCGTGCCCGAGATTTCATTCACCATAGATACAGTAACCTTGTCAGATGCAGGGTTGGCTTTTACCTCTGTAGCATCAGTCATCTGTacgtcatcatcatcgtcctcAAAATCTGCTTCATTTAAACCACTATCCCCAACTTTATCACTTGATAGTGTGTTGAGCCTTGAAGCGGATTGTAACAGGGTGATAGCTTTACGGAGATCACCATTGGAGGCATCCATGAGCCTCGTCAAGGCATCAAGCTCGTACTTGacattttcttgtttaGCGATAAATTCTAGTCTGTCAAGGGCATTAGATTGGTCTAGGGGTTTGAAGCGGAATTTCGAACAACGAGAAGCCAGTGGATCAATTATCCGCGTAACATAGTTACAAATAAGACAAAATCTGGTAATTTTCGAGTATGTTTCCATAGTTCTACGAAGGGCAGATTGTGCATCACTGGTCATTGAATCGGCTTCAtccaaaataataatcttATATGGAGGGCATGGATAATGAGTGCGTTGGTATTCAGTCGGCGTTGAAACCACAGTTTTGGCAAAGTTCTTGACCTTTTCACGGACAATTGAGATACCACGCTCATCTGAAGCATTTAGTTCCAGTACTCGACTTTTCATGAGCTCGGGACCGTATAATTCTTTAGCCAATGCCAAAATAGTCGAGGttttaccagtaccaggagGGCCGTAGAAGAGCATGTGTGGTAAATTGGCAGATTGGAGAGTCCGCTTGAGAACGGATACCGTGTGGTCTTGGGCTGAGATATCACTCAGTGTTTTCGGTCGACTTTAGGCGTTAGTAATTaattgtttgattttgaaaactACGCCCAATGGATCGGGAAAAGTTCATGTTCACTAGAAACCATTTCGAAGGTTATCTACGTTTCGGCATGAAGTAAGACAACAGCCAGGTAATTTTACTTACTATTTCTCCACCCAAGGAGCATTTTTCACTTGAACTGTGGAGCTGCTACCCCCAGAACCATTGGAATTTTgatcttttttcttgaaaaatGACATTTTCCGATAgtgatatataaataagttGATGAGTGAAGAGATGATCCAGGATAAACGCGCGACTCGAACTACGCGTATAGTCGTAATTAATTATCACTGTAGATAATCCAGTTGCATACGAGATACTTATCAAAATTCTATTATCGAGAACTCCATCCAAATCAAGCGAAATAGTGCTCTAACTGGGTTATaaaattgttttttgtaTAATTAATTAGCAGGATTCAATGATGTTAACAACCATTGTCTTAAAGCAAGTGTAAAATTTAGGTGGCAGACAAATCCAATATGAAAGAACTTGAAAGCTCATTAAAAATCACGTGACAGTGACAGATCAGTGATCTGGAGTTGGTATCAAACGGCTGGAGATGATATgcagaaataaatatttcgaccaaaaaaataaatcttgcattatttattactgaCAGAGATAGTATAGGACAAATCAAGCTATCTATCACCAGTGTTTATAGAAAATGGTAAGTTAACCCCAATTTTAAACCAAAGGAAAAAGGAACTCTATGTTTCCAACTCAACACAAAACTAACTTTTCAGGTTAAATCATATGGAGCACCGCTACCTCCCAAGGCAGGATCCAAACAGAGAGCTAATGCCAAAAACCCCACTGGTCTGGGTAGAGCTTTGATTAATCAGAAGCAAAAGGCCAGAAAGGCATCAAAGTATattaatgatgatggtgaaaCAAGATATACCACAGACATGGATAGCGGATCTAAAGAAGCGAGTTGGGTTAAGCTGAGATCCGTCACTCAAGAGAGAGCTTTAGATGAATTTTTGTCTACTGCAGAACTGGCTGATACTGACTTTACTACGGAGCGTACAGCCAATATAAGAATCATTCAACAAGGAGGTTTAACGACGTCAGCTAGTACGAGTGCTGCAACTGGAGGAAatcaatatttattatcaagaCAGCAGGAATATGAGCTAGAAAAGATCCATGCTGAGAATACTGGTAAATTAACAGTCCCAAGAAGACCCAAGTGGAGTTCTGAAATGACCAATACTGAACTAGATAGGCTGGAGAAAGACTCGTTCTTGGAATGGAGAAGGGGATTAGCTGCTCTGCAAGAAAACGAggatttgttgttgactcCTTTTGAGCGAAATATTGAGGTTTGGCGACAGCTATGGAGAGTCATCGATCGATCCGACTTGGTTGTTCAAATCGTAGATGGACGTAACCCATTGCTCTTCAGATCAGTAGATTTGGAGCATTATGTCAAGGAGCTGGACAGCAGGAAGCGTAACTTGCTTCTCATTAATAAAGCCGATTTGTTATCTCTTGAACAACGTAAGGTGTGGGCTGACTATTTcctgaaaaataagatCAGATATGCATTTTTCTCGGCTAAGACGTCTTTAAGAGAGGTCgaagaggctgctgagaagGAGAGATTGGAGCAAGAGAAGCGGGAACAGAAAGGTTATGACGAAAgcgacgaagaagatgatgaggaggagATTGAGGACAACTCtgcagatgaagaaaagttggaaaatgaagaatctTTGGAGGAGAGCGGAAACCAATTAGAAGGCGAACAAACTCAACAGGAAGAAACCGAAGAGCAGAGTGAGAGTACCACTGAACAAGAGGAAGTTAAATCTACAGAGTCAGAAGAAACTCTCATCAACTATAAGGTCATGAGAGATGATCCTACTCATATTTTGTCTGTTGACGAATTAGAAGCTCTCTTTCTGTCGGAAGCTCCTGAGCCTTTGTACATGCCTGCTACAGCTGATAAACCTGCTAGACTCCAAATCGGTCTTGTTGGATATCCTAACGTAGGTAAATCGTCTTCTATTAACGCTCTGATTGGTGCTAAGAAGGTgtcagtttcttcaactcctGGTAAGACCAAACATTTCCAAACCATTTTGCTATCGCCCAATGTAATGTTGTGCGATTGTCCAGGTCTTGTATTTCCTAATTTTGCATCTACCAACGGTGACTTGGTTTGTAATGGTGTTTTACCTATTGATCAATTACGTGAAGTCACCGGTCCAGTTCAATTAGTGGCCCAGAGAATTCCGAAATATTTCCTCGAAGCTATATATGgtatttctattttcacGAAGCCTAGAGATGAGGGTGGTTCGGGAATCCCTACTGCCGAGGAAGTACTTGTTGCCTACGCAAGAGCAAGAGGTTTTATGCGTTCGGGTCAAGGTAATCCCGATGAGTCTCGTGCTGCTAGATATGTTCTGAAGGACTATGTCAATGCCAAATTGCTATATTGCAACCCTCCTCCCACATATAAGCCAGACGAGCCTAACCGTGGTGAACTTTTCAATCAGGAAATCTACCGCCTCGAGGCCTTGCCTGCTCCTAGACAACAGCAAATTATCTCTGCTCTGAAAGCTGCTGATCCTGATGTGGATTTGTCCATGGTCGACCTTTCTAAAGCTTTGGATGGCTTGAAGTTCTCGCGTCacgatgctgttgatggcGTGTCTTATGCCTCCTCGAACCTGTCGTTGGCAGTGAACTCTGCTACGAGCAATCTTGACCGAGACTTCTTTGCTCTTGACAACGTAAGAGGACATACCACTGTTCCATTCCACAAGAAGGGTTCTGTCGATTCAAACTCCAAGAAGCACAATAAGAAGGGTAAGACCAAGAAGGGACCCAAATCATCGGGCCCTCTCAGTTATGGTGGCACTTTCGGCGACTTGTACTAATACTCATGACCATCCTTTTATATTGCATTTTAtatcttattttattaaaatatttataaatgaTAATGATTCACTTGTGCCGACCGCCAAAGGCTCATTAACTCCAAAATTGCTATTCGTCGTAAGGTTAAACTCTGTGAGATTCAAAATCAGACAGTTATGCAGCTCATATTCTGACGAAGCCAGGTTCACCAGTTATAGCATGCTCAGTACGGTGTCAGAATGACGACTTATCAATTGCTCCACACTTTCAATTATTTGGATGAAAATACTGCGCGTTTGGAAGATTCTCTAAGGAACATAGGAGAAGATGAGTATAGCGACGATGCGTTTGTGGCGTCTTTGAAGCTGGACAAACTCATATCCAACATGGACTATGCACGAAGTATATTGCTAGATCTTGAGTCGGACATACCAAAAAGCGGATCACACAACAAATCTCGAAGCCCAGCACTCTCGAATCACCGAGCACATATCCAAAAATTAAATGATAGGATACAGGAGATCGAGCTTCGCGTCCGGAGCGTTCAAAAGCAGGAGGCGGAGAACTTCAGAAAGAGCCAAAGCAAGCAAAATGCACCCGAGCCATTAGCGGATGTGAATGCTAGCACTGAGTCCCTTCGGAAGCGACTCGCTGCTGGATCTAGTACAGAACATAAAGAGCTGTCCGTGGAATCAAAAGTATCATTGCAAAAGGATATTCAAGACAGTCTTTCATCAGAGATCTTAGGGATGGTCTCAACTCTCAAGAACAATGCCATAGCCTTTGCGGAAAAGATTGCACAAGATAAAGATGTGGTAGAAGGCACATCATCTGCTTTGAATAAAACAGCAGGAACCATGAACAAGGTTGGAAGCCGGCTGAATGATTACCGCAGCACGAAGGCTATAGGGTGGTGGTTTTATATATGGGCCATTGTTTTCATGGTGGTGGCTGTATCTGGTAGCATGATTGTTGTCAGACTGTTCCCGAAATGGTGATTTTGGATTGCCGTATTTGACCAAGCATTTTGGCTGTCGTTAAACCCAAATGAGCTCTGGTTTGCAttgctcgcgaagcgagcacaacggggtctggggcagcgccccagccgtcggaggcaGAGGCCACTTGTCAACAGTAAAAgcatttgattttgaatctcGACTTTAGAAGACCATCCAAAAGCAgagatatatttataataatttaatatattaacaAAACTAGCAACCCATTCATAAAATACATGATAAACGTAATAACAGaagaataaaacaaaaatgatatcataaaataaaataataaaatataacaAACGCGAGTGCTATGCTATACCGTCATGGTACTCCAATTGTAGGAGTCATCCCAGTTGAAGTTTTCTAGGAATGTATTTGTGGTCACAGTAGGAACTCCTGATGCAGATTGTTCTTGCTTGACAGTATTTTGACCGAGAACAGAGTTGATATCGAAATCTTCAAAGCTCGAAGTGTCAAAAAAGTCGTCAGTGGGGCTACTGGTACCGATACTGTTTATGCTGGTATTCATATTTTCCGGTGCATAGTAAGCTGTTTGTGCTGGCACAGGGTGTACGTTTGGAACCTGTTGCTGGTAGTCGTGTGGATTGAATCGATACGCTGACAAATCCTCGCTCTGATTCTCGGAAAGTTGGAAAGGAACTCCCATCAGAGTAGCAGTTGCCAGCATAGCAGAtgtgctcgagtcgataTTCGGTTGCTGTGGGATAATAATCTGCTGGTACGAAGGAGATTCAACTGTAGGAGTATCAGTTGGAGATGGCTCGAGTTTGATTCTAGCTGGAAGCGATGATTTATGTGAACTTCTGTGACTGGCATTATGAGGTTCTTGATGTTGCTTTTGGCGATGGTGAGGATATTGATTGTCTGGTTGATGCGAATGATGTTGTGAATAtagctgttgatgatgttgttgttgtggatgttgttgttgctgtggGGAATTTCTCTGCTTTTGAGATTGCTTCTCCTGAGAACGACTTCGTGACTCGGACTTTTGTTTGGAgctgccattgctggtAGATGACTTACGCTGAGATGGACCCCCATTAAGAACAGAGTCACAGATCTCCTCCAGCCATTGGAAGCATTCAGCAGTGATAGAACCTGGGAGTCCTGCTTGCATGTCGTTGTAAAGGAAGCCGAGACCCTGGGAAACAAGTTTCCTAGACTGCTGTAGCAGAGCACCTCCCTTGGAATAATCCATGGCACAGAAGAGAACAACGGTACCGAGGAATAGCATCATTCTGGTAGGACTGAGTGGTAATGTCGATGACACATTTCTTGCTTTCAGGTAGTTGAAAATTTGAATATATGTCTTAGCAGATTGTGTGACAGCTACAATTGAGCCCGATGTAGAGGTATTAGCGAAATCAGCAGTGGCAGGCAGGTGAATCAACAATTTGGCATAGTGatacagcatcagcagtaATGGCGACTTCTGGTGAACTGGACAGAGAGTAGCCGTAGGTAAGCCATTAACAAACTCGAATTTGAGAGAAGGCGGTAGTTCCCTGTGCCAAGATTCAAGCTTGTCTTCTAGCATCAGCACAGTTCTCGACCGCTGAACGGTGGTATTAGTTGAATAGACGGTATCGAGAATCTCAGCCAAGAGTCTAGAAAATTGAATTACACTGACTTGACAAGATGCTGGCAGACTGTCCTTTGTGGTGGCACCATCAACACTCTCAGGAGAACTGGGTGGGGGTGTGACTAATGAGTCAGTCAccacatcttcatcaatgtACTTGGGCATCGAGCACTGGATCTGACTATCATTATACAACCTTGGTGAGCCTAAAACAGCACTAGAAAAAACATCCAGAGTATAAGTTGCCCAAAACACACGTCTTCCCAATTCAGATTCATAGGCACTTAGGGGTTTACCATTAGCATGATGCATGGCTTTCCGACTACGATGTAATCCTAGACGTTGAGCAGTCGAAGTCATGATAGATCGATAGAACCACACATCATCGAGGTTTCCAGCGTATAGAGAATATAATTGTGCCAAAGAAGCAGCCTGTAAAAGACCCAGTGTCGGTTTGTGTCTATTAGACATAATTCGCTTCCACAAAGAGTCTAGTTTCCACACTTCTTCAGTAGTCAGAGCAGTTCCTTCTTTATTGGCCAAACAGGCGAGAATTAATACCAACGCCAGGGTAGCAGCTTGTAGGTCATTGCCAGGTTTTGAATCATCGTCAATATCATCGAAAAAGGTCTGGTAGTCAGACAAGAACCTGCTCTGGTCCAGAATAGCATAAACTGATTGCCATTCCTGAAAGTACACTGTGACTAGCTTATCACAGCTCAATCTCGATGGGAATAGAGAAGAAAAGCCCGAGCTGGACAATTcagacgacgatgaagcTGGTGATAGTAGACTGCCTCCGCCATTTGAGTATGACGACGAAGGAGACGAGATCTTCAAAGCCGAGCGAACAATACCTCCATCGGTGGTTTGTGAAAATGCAGTTGCAATCTGTTGTACAGGAGGTAAAATCTCCGGATTCTTCACCTTTAGCTTTTGTACGAAGGAAGATATAAACACGCCACCTGCAGAGGTTCCGCGGTATGTACCATCTGCACCGAGTTCGTTGGCGTGATTGATAAAGATagcattattattttcgtCTGGAGATTGTGGAGAAGCGGATGAGCTGGAGTCGTCCTTTTCAGGTATCAGTGTTGAGACATAAGATAAGTTCTTCTGTGTGTGCTGTTGACTGCTGCCACCTAAACTTGAAGGGAGAGCGTTGTTAATGCTACTGATATTAGATTTAGCGGAAACAGCTGCAGACTGGTTTCCTGAAGCACCACTAACGCTGCCACGGGGGCTGCTATCATGAACCGCCTCAACTCTTGAAAGCATTTCCATCTGTTCGTCCTTTACATCGAGAAGATTAGATAGCCTGCTATTTTCAGATTCGAGCTGACGGATTCGGTCTTCTAGTGACTCTGTATAACCCCTTGGAAAGGCACGTCTAGTGAGCTTGTCGGATATTTTACATTCAAACCCCACAGCCAAACATTGCGAACAGTGTGGCCTTAACCCGTCACAACGGATCTTCTTTGACCGGCACCTATCGCATGCCTGAGCAATACGATCGGTATGCGTACCGGGGGTTTTGATCATTTTCCAAGCTTGAGCACCGTCAGGCATGATGATTTTTCGTGAATTTGACAGAGCTGAATAGTATTCAAAGGTTAGACCTGAttgaactgaactgaacAAAACTTAGCAGAGCAGAGCCGACCTGACCTGACCTGACTCGTACTTTGCTGTACGAAATATGATACTGCTTTAATTTGAATGGGTGGTTTGATACGAATTCAGATGCCGTTCCAAAGTCGAAGTAAATAAATCTAAACAACCAGTACCACTTTCAATACAATATTTCAAAAAggctgttgtttttttcgATTTCTAGTCGCCTCAACTAAATGGCCTCCGTTGGGCCGAATATCGAATATTttaattcaaaaaaaaaaagaagtcaaGCTGAGAAATGGATTCAGTACCACAAAAAAACGTCAACAAAATGGAAATATAAgcccaaaaaaatataaatagatttGTATCCCGCGATTTACCAAGTTGCTTTGGTTATTGAGGAGCGAGGTGCAAAAATACCAGTTTCCGTTGGAAGTATATTCAGACAATAATAACGTTCGTTTGTACTAATATCGAACACATACGCAGCGGCGAtgattatatatatatatggaCGCTTACAGTTATcccccaaaaaaaagccaaacCGATGCATGTGAGCACAATTGCGGGTAAGATCAGAGTGTTAGGGTGATTAAAATGCAAGGTCAGGGGTTGCGCACCCCACCAATCTGTTCGCTTGTTAAACTAATCTTGTGATAGAACAGATCCCCGTGCATATGCatattcattcattcataGATTCATATCCGCCGCATCCAACTGGCAGATCCTGCTAAAAGTAATGCAGGAGGCGGGGGGATCTGTGTCTATTATTTGTCAGGGAGTTTTGATGGTGCTCACTTCATGAGTCTATATCGAGCTTCTGCTCCTCTCTCCTTGCCCTGCTCCTTTTTTCTCTGCCcctctcttcttctctcgTTCCCTCCTCTCCCGTTCTCCATTGTTCACCCACCTTCCATTCGTATACCTTGTTCCCCTCCCCTCGCCATTCCAAGTCATCCCGCACCCTCACTAGCAGTAGCTAGCTCACTTTCTCAGAAGGTTTGGCCAGGCTCAGCTGTCAAGTCAGCCTGGCCGGGGGTCAGCTGGCGGGCAGGTTGCAGCTGCAAGACAAAAGTTGACTGAGAGTAGTCTAATATCGAGCGTAATGGGCGGAAAACGCATCTTCCCAGCAGCTCCGGCAGTTCCAGCCGACTCCAGACCCATCAACTCAGAACTATTACCACACCACACCACGCCAAACAACACCGAAATCAGGCGAGGCTATGCTCGCCATAAACCAAGCTAACAAGACAGCCAAGACCTGGCCGCCAAAAAAACATACGAGGCAACTGGTACCGCCAAGCCCCTCCAACTGGATACCCCATCCTTCGCGACTCGAacaaagcgagaggaaccacggggtctggggcagagcctCAGTCGCCGGACGCACACTCCCCGACCCCCTTTTCAATCCGTACTCCCCAGCGAACAGACGCCGCTGGTGGACCCCCGTTTTTCCTGGTCGGTCGTCGTACCTAATCGGCTCGCCTAATCGCTAATCCCGGCCGCCTGGCGACAATCGGCTGATCTCCTGTAATTGGCAGGGGCTGACGTCGCGCGGGTTGGTgtgcctgcctccggcggctggggctccgccccagaccccgtggctcctgcttcgcaggagaccgCTGGGACCGTATACCGTAGACCGGGCGAGGGGGGACTTGGTCTGTTTTGCTCGGCCTGGATTTGGTGTCCGAGCTTGGTCCGAGTCGGATGTGAAGTTATATGCGCCGAGCTTGCGTCACAAATTAAACTCGCTCACATTagctttttatttgttctgGCACCTCTTCCATGGGCTGCCCTGTCATTTACAGTCTGTCATTGGGTCGTCAGCTATTCTATGACTCGGGCCTGTTGGGTGAAACTGTGGGGTATCAAAACACTGCATGCTTCCTGCGTGAGCTCCTGTCCTATCCTGTACCTGTATCTGTACCTGTAAGGAGTTGATCCACCACCGCAGTCAATGCTTGTTAGTTAGTTAGCTGACCAGCAGCCCGCTAGCCTGCTAGCTAAATTCGATGTTAGTTTGATAGTGGGGGAAGGAGGGTGGGTAGCTAGATCCATGCTACTAAAAGCGGCCCAAAAAATCGACTGGTGGTTGAGAGTCACGCCGATGGCGGCGGCGGATGGTGCATGGTCGTCTCATCAACTCGAGCGAGCGATGCTGGATTGGCACTTGCCGCTTGTTTCCGTGCGAATATCAGCCCATCCTGCCGGTTCTAGAATTCTGCGTTTGAGCTAGAATGCGTCTGGCTCGAGAGATGTCTCAATATGAGACAACCTAATTCAGCCTCTCGACGCAGTCAACGATTTGTTCTCCGCGTGGAATCCATCTCTCATCGATGCCATCATCATGACACAGTGGGTATGCTTCAATGTCTCATAACTGGGGTTGTGTATAttgtgtgtgtgtgtttGTATGACTATTATGTTAATGAATATTTACATGCACGCCCGTCTCCACTACTGTGCATAGTTAAACCGTGGCGGTCGCAATAAATACGGAACTTAAAACTAATCAGATCCTATTCGAGAACGACCGTTTTAGACTTCAACATCGGCCCGGTTCGGCCTCTGCTATTTTCCAG
This window harbors:
- the USE1 gene encoding Use1p (Essential SNARE protein localized to the ER; involved in retrograde traffic from the Golgi to the ER; forms a complex with the SNAREs Sec22p, Sec20p and Ufe1p; GO_component: GO:0031201 - SNARE complex [Evidence IDA,ISM] [PMID 12853481]; GO_component: GO:0005783 - endoplasmic reticulum [Evidence IEA]; GO_component: GO:0005789 - endoplasmic reticulum membrane [Evidence IEA]; GO_component: GO:0071458 - integral component of cytoplasmic side of endoplasmic reticulum membrane [Evidence IDA] [PMID 12893879]; GO_component: GO:0016021 - integral component of membrane [Evidence IEA]; GO_component: GO:0016020 - membrane [Evidence IEA]; GO_function: GO:0005484 - SNAP receptor activity [Evidence ISA] [PMID 12853481]; GO_process: GO:0015031 - protein transport [Evidence IEA]; GO_process: GO:0006890 - retrograde vesicle-mediated transport, Golgi to ER [Evidence IMP] [PMID 12853481]; GO_process: GO:0006890 - retrograde vesicle-mediated transport, Golgi to ER [Evidence IMP] [PMID 12893879]; GO_process: GO:0006810 - transport [Evidence IEA]; GO_process: GO:0048279 - vesicle fusion with endoplasmic reticulum [Evidence IC] [PMID 12853481]; GO_process: GO:0016192 - vesicle-mediated transport [Evidence IEA]), encoding MDYARSILLDLESDIPKSGSHNKSRSPALSNHRAHIQKLNDRIQEIELRVRSVQKQEAENFRKSQSKQNAPEPLADVNASTESLRKRLAAGSSTEHKELSVESKVSLQKDIQDSLSSEILGMVSTLKNNAIAFAEKIAQDKDVVEGTSSALNKTAGTMNKVGSRLNDYRSTKAIGWWFYIWAIVFMVVAVSGSMIVVRLFPKW
- the CAT8 gene encoding DNA-binding transcription factor CAT8, coding for MPDGAQAWKMIKTPGTHTDRIAQACDRCRSKKIRCDGLRPHCSQCLAVGFECKISDKLTRRAFPRGYTESLEDRIRQLESENSRLSNLLDVKDEQMEMLSRVEAVHDSSPRGSVSGASGNQSAAVSAKSNISSINNALPSSLGGSSQQHTQKNLSYVSTLIPEKDDSSSSASPQSPDENNNAIFINHANELGADGTYRGTSAGGVFISSFVQKLKVKNPEILPPVQQIATAFSQTTDGGIVRSALKISSPSSSYSNGGGSLLSPASSSSELSSSGFSSLFPSRLSCDKLVTVYFQEWQSVYAILDQSRFLSDYQTFFDDIDDDSKPGNDLQAATLALVLILACLANKEGTALTTEEVWKLDSLWKRIMSNRHKPTLGLLQAASLAQLYSLYAGNLDDVWFYRSIMTSTAQRLGLHRSRKAMHHANGKPLSAYESELGRRVFWATYTLDVFSSAVLGSPRLYNDSQIQCSMPKYIDEDVVTDSLVTPPPSSPESVDGATTKDSLPASCQVSVIQFSRLLAEILDTVYSTNTTVQRSRTVLMLEDKLESWHRELPPSLKFEFVNGLPTATLCPVHQKSPLLLMLYHYAKLLIHLPATADFANTSTSGSIVAVTQSAKTYIQIFNYLKARNVSSTLPLSPTRMMLFLGTVVLFCAMDYSKGGALLQQSRKLVSQGLGFLYNDMQAGLPGSITAECFQWLEEICDSVLNGGPSQRKSSTSNGSSKQKSESRSRSQEKQSQKQRNSPQQQQHPQQQHHQQLYSQHHSHQPDNQYPHHRQKQHQEPHNASHRSSHKSSLPARIKLEPSPTDTPTVESPSYQQIIIPQQPNIDSSTSAMLATATLMGVPFQLSENQSEDLSAYRFNPHDYQQQVPNVHPVPAQTAYYAPENMNTSINSIGTSSPTDDFFDTSSFEDFDINSVLGQNTVKQEQSASGVPTVTTNTFLENFNWDDSYNWSTMTV